The sequence GGACGGCAGGAAGCCCGAGCCCCAATAGAAGTCGTAGAAGATTTGCCCGCAGCTCGCTTCCTTGTCGCGCGAGGTCATGACGACGAACGCCGGTAGCTCGGCCGTTTCGCAGCCCAAGCCGTACGTCATCCACGAGCCCATGCTCGGCCGGCCCGCCATCTCGGCCCCGGTCAGCAGAAAGGTGATCGCCGGCGCGTGGTTCACCGCTTCGGTGTGCATTGATTTGACGAAGCACAGTTCGTCGGCGATCGCGGCCGTGTGAGGCAAGAAGTCCGAGACCCAGGCCCCCGATTGGCCGTGCTGGGCGAACTTGCTGATTTCGGGAAGCGCTGGCTTGGCCTGTTGATCGCCGGTCATGGTGCTGAACCGCTTGCCGCCAAGGATTTCCTCGGGGAACTGCTTGCCAGCCCATTCGCGCAGCTTGGGCTTGTAATCGAACAAGTCGACGTGCGACGGCGCGCCGTTCTGGAACAGATAGATCACGCGCTTGGCCCGTGGCGCAAAGTGGGGCAAGCCCGGCAACCCGGCCACGGCGCGCCGCTTGTCATCGGCGGCGCCGGCGGGCGTGCCGCGCGTGGCGACGGCTTCGGCCCCCTGGGCAAACTGTCCCCTCAACAACGACGCCAGCGCGGCCGTGCCAATGCCCACGGCCGAGCGGCCAAAGAAATGCCGCCGTGTCAGGTGGTGCGTTGCGTCGTGAAAGGGGTTCATGGTCGTCTACTCGGTTCAGTTAGCCACGGAGGCACGGTGACACGGAGTTAAGCACGGAGAACTCAAAAGCACCAATGACCAAGGGGATAAACGGGAACCAACGCGATTCCTTTTGGTCATTGGGGTTTGATCATCGGTCATTCACAACTCTCATTTCCTCACTCTTCTCCGTGTAAACCTCCGTGCCTCAGTGTCTCCGTGGCGGAATCTGTCACTCGCGCGTCACCGCCTCGTCCAGGTTCATCACCAGCGAGCACAACTCGGCCCAGGCGGCGTGCTCGGCCAGATCGAGCTTCTCGTTCCGCTTTGAATCGCCGACGCTTAGTAGCGCCTTGGCCGCGTCGCGATCCCGGTCGTAGTGCTGCTGTAAAATCGCCAGTCGCTTGAGCAGGATATCCTGCTCGGCTGCCGTGGGACGCCGCGCGACCACGCGCCGAAACAGCCGCTCCAAGCGTTCGCTGTTATCGGCGCTGCCGGCTTCGAGCACGCGCTCGGCCAGCGCTCGGGATGCCTCGACGTAAACCGTCTCGTTCAACGTCACCAGCGCGTGCAACGGCGTGTTGGTCCGCACTTGCTTCACGCTGCACACCTGTCGAGCTGAGTTGTCGAACAACATCGTCGGCCCGACGATCCGCCGCCAGAACGTGTAGAGCGTGCGGCGATACAGTTTCTCGCCCGTGTCCGGCGTGTAGGTCGTCTTGCCGAAGGTGGCTTCCTCCCAAATACCTGGCGGTTGGTACGGCTTGACCGGCGGTCCACCGCGACGATCGACCAGCAGGCCGCTCTGGGCCAACGCCTGGTCCCGCAGCATCCACGACGGCAAGCGATAGCGCGCGCCGCGGGCCATCAGCCGGTTCTCGGGATCGACTTCGACGAGCGCCGGCGAAACACGCGACGATTGCCGGTACGTCGCGCTGGTGACGATCTGCCGGTGCAGCCGCTTCACATCCCAGCCGTTGTGCATGAACTCGGTGGCCAGCCAGTCGAGCAAGGCCTGCTGCTTGGGCCGTTCCCCTTGCACGCCAAAGTCGTCAGCCGTTTTTACCAGACCGATGCCAAACAGCGCCTGCCAGAACCGGTTCACCGTCACGCGGGCCGTCAAAGGATTCTCTTTGGCGACCAGCCACTGGGCCAGCGCCAAGCGGTTCTTCGGCGCGTCGGCCGGCAACGGCGGCAGACTGGCCGGCACGCCGGCGGTCACTTTGTCGGCGGGCTTGTTGTACGCCCCCTTGACCAGGATGAACGACTCGCGCGGCTCCTTCACAGTGTCCATCACCATCACGCGCGGCAATGTTCGGTCGAGTGCTCGTTGCTGGTCGCCGGCCTTCAACAACTTGCGAATGGCCGCCACATAGTCCGGGTTCGTCTGCTCGAACTCTTCAATCGCTTCGGTCCAGTGCGCATTGCCGCGCGAGCCGACCGGCTTGTCCAAATCGGTGCGGAACAACTCGCGCATCTTGGCGCCGCGCTCCGAGTGGCTGGCCGGTTCCCCTTCGGGGCGCACGTAAATCGCCGGCTCCAGCGCCGCCACTTCGGCGGCGCGCTCGCGGACGACTTTGCGCAGCTCGGCCAGGCGCTCGGTCTGCTCCTTGCTGGTCATGTCGAGGGCCGGCGTAGCCTGACCGCTGCGGCCGCGACCATCTTCAGAAGTCTGGTTGAAGTAATCGTAGAACTGGTAGTACTCGCGCTGGGTGAACGGATCATATTTGTGGTCGTGACAGCGCGTACAGCCGATCGTCACCCCCAGCCAGATCGTCCCCGTGGTTTCGACCCGGTCAAAGACATTCTCGACGCGCGATTCCTCGGGAATGCGGCCCCCTTCGCCGTTGTGCATGTGATTGCGATTGAAGCCGGTGGCCAGGGTTTGTTCCTTGGTCGCGTTCGGCAACAAGTCACCGGCCAGTTGCTCGACGGTGAACTGGTCGTAAGGCATGTTCTTGTTGATGGCGTCGATGACCCAATCACGCCAGGGCCACATCGTCCGCTCGGGGTCACCCTGGTAGCCGTTGGTGTCGGCATAGCGGGCCGCGTCGAGCCAGTCCCAGCACCAGCGCTCGCCATAGCGCGGCGACGCGAGCAGCCGATCGACCGCGCGCTCGTAAGCGTCGGGCGCATTGTCGGCCAGGAAGGCGTCAAGCTCCTCGACCGTCGGCGGCAGGCCGGTCAGGTCGAGCGTCACGCGCCGCAACAATGTCTCGCGCGACGCTTCGGGCGAAGGTTTGAGTTTGTTGGCTTCAAGAGTGGCCAGGACGAAGCGATCGATCTCGTTGCGCGGCCAGGCCGCTTGTTTCACGGCCGGCGGCTCGGGGCGATACGGGCCTTCGAAGGCCCAGTGCTTGCCCCAGGCCGCGCCGCCGTCGAGCCAGCGGCCGATTAACTCGATCTGCACTGGTGTGAGCTTGCGGTTCGACTTGGCCGGCGGCATTTGCTCGTCGGCGTCGTGCGAGGCGATCCGCCGCCACAACTCGCTCGTGCCGCGCTGGCCCGGGACGATGGCTGGTTCGCCGCTGTCGCCGGCGGCGCGCGAGCCGGCCTCGGTATCGAGTCGCAAGCTTGCCTGGCGCGCGGCCGGGTCGGGGCCGTGACAGTGGAAGCAGTTCTCGCTTAAGAGCGGCAGCACGTCGCGGCTGAAGTTCACCGCCGGCGGCGCGTCACTGGCGGCGGACTGGGCTGGTTCGCTCGGCTCGGGCGCGGTCGGCTCGGCCGCGCGCAGATCGGCAGCCAGCCAGGTGAGCAGCGCAACCAGGAACCAGCGCAACGGCAGCATGGGCGAAACCGGGCGGGGTGGATGATGGGGGCAGGCAGGCGTTCAGGAAGGTGGATTCATTATAGCGTGGCCGGCGGAGGGTGCCACGAAGTTGCTGCCAGCGGGAAGTGGATGGTGGGGGAGTGGGGGAGTAGAGGGGTAAGACCTTATATCAAAGGCAATCCTGTTTGACGCTTGCGCACTCCCCCACCCCGTCACTCCCCCACGCCCCCACCTTGAACTGCGTCGCGACGTTCAATTACTGGGCCATCGGTATCACGCCATCCTCAGCGCGACCTTGTCACCGACCCGTCGGTCGGCAGATCTTCCACGCTGACGGCCGTTTGCAGGCTGGTGATCGCTTGCTGAATCTGCCGGGCCAGCGCGTAGCCGAGCGCGGCTGCAAGCAGACCGACCAGCCCCAGGCCGACAAACACGCCGCGCGATTCGGTGTGGACCAGCGGCACGACGATCACCGCGATCGGCACGACGGCCAGCGACAGCCGCGCATAGACCGAGTTGCGCCAGCTCAATCGGGCCAGCGCCAGCCACATCGTTTCGTCATCTCGCTCGTTTTCGAGCAGCGTCGGCGTGACGACCACAATCAGATACCAAGTGACCAGAAAGAACGACCAGGTCGCGGCCAGCATCCCGCACACCAGTTGCGAGGCGATGAAGTGAATGAAGTGGCTGCTGTCGATGCCGATTTCGCTGCCCAGCGCCATCCGGAACCAGGTGGGGAACACCACGCCCGACACCGACCACTCGACAACGGTCAGCACCGCCACGTAGTCCCCCAGTAGGAGCGAGCGGAGTCGCCAGCGCAACAGCGGCCCGCCTTTCAAATCGCGTCGATTCGCGCGACGCCGGGCCGCCTCGATCACCGGCAGGCACAAGGCAATCACCAACCCGACGCCGAATGCGTAGGCGAGCGAGTTGATGATCAACAGTTGCTTCTGGAACACCGCCACGGCCGCGTCGTGGGGCAGGTGGCGAAGAATCTCGCGGTAGTTGTAGCTGATGTTCAAAGCGCTGGCCGCCACGTTGGGCAACAGCCCGGCCAAGATCAACACCGGCCAAGGGTGCCGCCGCATCCAGGCCAGCCCCCCCTGGCCCGAGGGACGCAACAGGCTGCGCACGTCAGCCTTCAGGCACAAATCGAGCTCGCGCTGCAACTGGGCCGCGCTTGCCATCCGCCGCGGCGGGCTCGACTCCAAGCAAGCACGCAACACGTCGACCATGCCGGCCGGACAATTGGCGGGCAGTCTGGCCAGCGCGGCCTCGGTCAGCCCTTGCCAACGCCGCGAGGACATCTCGCGCAGCGCGCGCGATGTCAGCTCGCCATTGATCTCGTCGATGAACGGCCGCTCGCCGTTCAGCAACTCCCACAGCAAAATGCCCAGCGAAAACAGGTCGCTCCGCGCGTCGAGCGACGCCGCCGTGGCGCTGTGACCGAGAAACACTTCCAACTGCTCGGGGGACATATAGGCCAGGCTGCCGCCAAAGAACGCGCCGGCCGTCGCCCCCGGCACCAGCTCGCAACTGCTGATGTTGAAGTCGGCCAGCTTGGGGCTGCCGTCGGCGGCCAGCAGCACGTTGGCCGGCTTCAAGTCGCGGTGCAGCACGCCTTGCCCGTGGGCGTGATCGAGCGCCGCGGCCAAGCGCGCGCCGAGCCAGCAGACCGCCTCGGGCCAGCTCAATCGGGCCAGGTAGCGCCGCGTCCGCGAATCGGTCGGCGGCGACTCGCCCCGGGCTTTCAACTGCTCGTCGATCGTTTCGAGCAACAACGCGCCGCAGCGCAACTCGACGGGCGTTTTGCGAACCCACTCGACCACATCGCGCAACGTGCCGCCGCCGATGTACTGCATGTACATCAGGCGGAGTTGCGGCGGGAGTTGGCGCTGATCGAACACGCGAACGATGTTTGGGTGGTCCAGTTGCGCGAGCGTGTGCGATTCAAAGCCGCTGTCGGCCGTGATCTTCAGGGCCACCATCCGGCCGAGCGATTGCTGCCGGGCCTGGAAGACACTGCCGAACGCGCCGCGACCCAACTGCGCGATTAACAGAAAATCGTCGATCACGTCGCCGGGCTTGTGTTCAACCGCGCGCGAGACGATCGACAGCGACGTCGTGTGCTCGGTGTTCATGTTGGACAGCAGGGCGCGAATCTCGTCTTGCTGGGCCGGGAAGCGGGC is a genomic window of Planctomycetota bacterium containing:
- a CDS encoding DUF1549 domain-containing protein, with protein sequence MLPLRWFLVALLTWLAADLRAAEPTAPEPSEPAQSAASDAPPAVNFSRDVLPLLSENCFHCHGPDPAARQASLRLDTEAGSRAAGDSGEPAIVPGQRGTSELWRRIASHDADEQMPPAKSNRKLTPVQIELIGRWLDGGAAWGKHWAFEGPYRPEPPAVKQAAWPRNEIDRFVLATLEANKLKPSPEASRETLLRRVTLDLTGLPPTVEELDAFLADNAPDAYERAVDRLLASPRYGERWCWDWLDAARYADTNGYQGDPERTMWPWRDWVIDAINKNMPYDQFTVEQLAGDLLPNATKEQTLATGFNRNHMHNGEGGRIPEESRVENVFDRVETTGTIWLGVTIGCTRCHDHKYDPFTQREYYQFYDYFNQTSEDGRGRSGQATPALDMTSKEQTERLAELRKVVRERAAEVAALEPAIYVRPEGEPASHSERGAKMRELFRTDLDKPVGSRGNAHWTEAIEEFEQTNPDYVAAIRKLLKAGDQQRALDRTLPRVMVMDTVKEPRESFILVKGAYNKPADKVTAGVPASLPPLPADAPKNRLALAQWLVAKENPLTARVTVNRFWQALFGIGLVKTADDFGVQGERPKQQALLDWLATEFMHNGWDVKRLHRQIVTSATYRQSSRVSPALVEVDPENRLMARGARYRLPSWMLRDQALAQSGLLVDRRGGPPVKPYQPPGIWEEATFGKTTYTPDTGEKLYRRTLYTFWRRIVGPTMLFDNSARQVCSVKQVRTNTPLHALVTLNETVYVEASRALAERVLEAGSADNSERLERLFRRVVARRPTAAEQDILLKRLAILQQHYDRDRDAAKALLSVGDSKRNEKLDLAEHAAWAELCSLVMNLDEAVTRE
- a CDS encoding serine/threonine protein kinase; its protein translation is MTTGNVHADPTVLVAHLTACIDRFAAAWQARLDAPPVEPPDLAEFLPDDTALFRRMALLELVKVDLDRRWRHTNRRLALEGYAARFPELLDDGRMPGDLIYEEFRLRALHGDRVEPEEYFARFPAQQDEIRALLSNMNTEHTTSLSIVSRAVEHKPGDVIDDFLLIAQLGRGAFGSVFQARQQSLGRMVALKITADSGFESHTLAQLDHPNIVRVFDQRQLPPQLRLMYMQYIGGGTLRDVVEWVRKTPVELRCGALLLETIDEQLKARGESPPTDSRTRRYLARLSWPEAVCWLGARLAAALDHAHGQGVLHRDLKPANVLLAADGSPKLADFNISSCELVPGATAGAFFGGSLAYMSPEQLEVFLGHSATAASLDARSDLFSLGILLWELLNGERPFIDEINGELTSRALREMSSRRWQGLTEAALARLPANCPAGMVDVLRACLESSPPRRMASAAQLQRELDLCLKADVRSLLRPSGQGGLAWMRRHPWPVLILAGLLPNVAASALNISYNYREILRHLPHDAAVAVFQKQLLIINSLAYAFGVGLVIALCLPVIEAARRRANRRDLKGGPLLRWRLRSLLLGDYVAVLTVVEWSVSGVVFPTWFRMALGSEIGIDSSHFIHFIASQLVCGMLAATWSFFLVTWYLIVVVTPTLLENERDDETMWLALARLSWRNSVYARLSLAVVPIAVIVVPLVHTESRGVFVGLGLVGLLAAALGYALARQIQQAITSLQTAVSVEDLPTDGSVTRSR